CAGCCCTGAAGTCGCGATAAGTTTGGGCGCAAAGGTCAGCGTCTGTTCCTGGATACTCGTGACCGACTGGATGAGGCTGGTGATCAAGCCCACGACCAGCGTGATCGCCAGGAACGGCGCGACGATGTAGAGGGCAAACACCACCACCGTCTTAAAAATATCGACGGCCATTTCGGGATTCATGGCGGGATGAGGGCGTTAGATATGAAAGCTCTCGACGAGGCTCTTCACCACCAGATGCCAGCCGTCGACGAGGACGAAAAGCAGCAGCTTGAACGGCAGCGAAACGATCGACGGCGGCATCATCATCATGCCGAGCGCCATGAGCACCGATGACACGAGGAAATCAATGACGAGGAACGGCAGGAAAAGCAGGAAGCCCATTTGGAACGCAGTCTGGAGTTCGCTGATCACAAACGCCGGCACCACCACACGGATCGGCAGGTCGCTGACCTTGGTCGGCGGAAACCGGCCCAGCTCGAGGAAGAACTCCAAATCGCGGGTGCGGGTTTGCTTGAGCATGAATTCCTTGAGCGGCGTGGTGGCCTTGTCGAGCGCCTCGCTGGAGGTGACTTGTTTCGCAAGATAGGGTTGGAGTGCTTCGTTGTTCACGCGTTCAAACACGGGCCCCATCAGAAACATCGTCAGAAACAATGAGAGTCCCACGATGATTTGATTGGAGGGAGCCGAGGGAACGCCGATCGCGGTGCGCACAAAACCCAACACGATAACGATGCGCGTGAAGCTCGTCATCAACACGATCATCGAGGGCGCGAGCGTGAGCAGCGTCATCACCACGACGAGCTGGATGGCCACGCTCACATCACCGGTGCCGGCGGAACCTTCGAGCCCGATGTTCAGGCGCAGCGGTGTCGATGCGGCCGGCGGCACGGGCAACGCCATCTCGGCGCCAGTGACCGGTGCAGGCTCGGCTTGGGCAAAACCGGCGGCTTGGAAAAAGCACACGCCGACCACACACACGAAAAGAAGATAGAGGCGTTTCATAACTCGGGGGTGTCGTCGTTTTCGTCGAGTGAACTGAGCATTTGAATCTGCCCAGCGGTCACCCCGAGCAGGAAGCGACGGCCTTCGCAGCCGGCGACGACGAGATACTGGCGGTTGCCGAGGGACTTGGTCTCCTCGATGCGAATGAGCCGGTCGGTGCGCCCGACGCGGGCCAGCGGCATGCCGCGGCGGCGAATCAGCATCCAGCCTCCGCCCATCGCGAGCAGGAGTGCGCCGGCCAGCATCCAGGAGCCGCCACGACCTTCATCGGTCGTTGACGCGGACGCCGGACGCGCTGGCGAATCCTTCGGATAAAGCACGGTGTCGGCCGAGCGTGCATCGGCAGGCGATGCGGACGGCTCGGCGGCACTCATCGGCTGCACCGTCTCCAAAACGGCGCAGCCGACTACTACCACTATCAGCCAGCGGGTGACGCTGGGAATTGTTTGAAGGAGTTTCGGCAACACCCGTTTGCTTTAGCGAGGTGCATGCCATCGAAATCACAACATCCGCTAACACTTAACATCCAATCGCTTAAAACTTTTATTATTAAACCTAACCGCCATTCTTCCGGTCACCGCGAAACCCGGGAGAAGGCCGACGGGAAAAAACTGCCGTCAGGCTCGCACCGGTTTGCGAGGCACCGGCAGATACACGCTCACCGTCGCGCCATAGCCGGCTGACGAGATCACTTCGACGGCCCCTTCGTGAAGATTCACGAGATCGCGCACCGCGGTGAGGCCGAGTCCGCTGCTTGAGAACTTGGTCGTGAAAAACGGCGCAAACATCCGTCCGGCGATTTCCGCGCTGATGCCCCCACCGTCGTCCGTGAGCTGGAGGAATGCATAATCTCCGTCAGCGCGCACGGGTGCTCCGGCCATCGCGGCCAGTTCGGCGGAACTCAACCGGCGGTGACCGGTCACGATCTTAAGCGAACCACGCTGGTTGCCGATGGACTCGGAGGCGTTGAGCGCGAGGTTGAAGAGAATCTGGCGCACACTCAATGGAGCCAGATCCAGATGCGGCAAATCCGTGGAGAGCTGGTAATCAATCGTGATGTTTTTCTTAACGATGGTGCGGATCAGCGTCTGCGATTCCCACACGATGGCGGAAAGTTCGGCCACCGGAGGACCACTCACCGCCGTCGATGAATACTGGAGAAACTCGCGGCATAAAGTGGAGCCCTTCATGCCGGCCTCCACGGCCTGGTCGAGCATCTGACGGGACTTGCTTCCGCGCGGCAGATCCATCGAGGCAATCTGGATGTAACCGAGCACGGCATGCAGGCGGTTGTTGAAATCGTGCACGAGGTGACGACTCATCACGCCGAGGCTCTCGGATTTTTGCACGGCGAGCATTTGTTGCTCGAGCCGGCGACGCTCGCCCTCCACTTGATGGCGGACGATTGCGCTTTGCAGGACGGATTGCAGCTCGCGACCTTCAAACGGGAAATGCACGCAACCATAGGATTTCATGGCGTCCGCATACGCATCATCCATCGCATTACCACGACGCGCCACGGTCACCACGGGCAGGTTGTGCTCCGTGCGCAGACGGCTGTAAACGCACCCGCCGCCCTGCCCGCTCTCCAGATGAAGATCCAACAACACCAGATCGGAATCCGCGCCACGCGAACCGATTTCGGCGGGATCATCGAGCACCGCGACCACATCGTAACCCAGTTCCCCGAGATAACGATCAAGCCCGTCATCATCCGCGAGGGTTTTACCCAAAATTATGAGACGGCCGGCGCTCGATGACTTCATCATTTTTTACGCACTGTATCCAACGGATGTCGGGTGGATCTTATCAAAAGGGAGCGTGGCTCAAGACGGACGCGAACCAACCAGTTCGGTAATCTTGATACCGAAACTGTCCTCGACGACGACGACCTCGCCATAGGCGATCAGCTTGTCGTTGACATAGAGACCGACTGGATCGCTCGCGTGTTGGTTGAGCTGGATGATGGCGCCCGGCGCCAGCGCCAGGACTTCGCGCATGGGCAGCTGGCAGGAGCCGAGCTGGACGGTGACCTTGACCTTGACGTCAAGAACGAGATCGAGCGTGGACGTATCATCAATGAGCGTGGGCATGGGAGGTTTCCTCTGTTTTTAGTTTTTCTGAGATTTTCACGACGACCTTGTCATCATCGAGACCGACGGTGCCGTTGAACTTGGGCACACCGGCGAGGCAGATTCGGGTTTTGTCGACGATATCGACCGGCAGTTCGAGCACGTCACCGACTCGAAGCTGGGTGAGTTCGCGCAACGAAAGATCAAACGCGTCCCACTCGGCGTGGGTCGGCAGCGCGATGTGCGCATACACATCTTTCCATTCGGCGGTGGCTCGCGTCTGGGCGGGCGACGAATCGCGGTTACGTTTGGCCTGAATGGACTTCACCATCGGCTCGATCGTGTAGTATGGCACCCCGATCTGAATCGGCTCCGCACAGTCGCCGAAATCAAACTCGATGGTGAGCGCCAGCATGATGGCGTCCTTGGGTGAAGTCTGGAGAAACCGCCCGTTGTTTTCATGACCGATGATTTCCGGATGCAGATCGGTGTCGTGGTGCCATTGGCCGCACCACTCTTCGAGCACGATACGCAGGATGTCCTCCAGCAGTGCGATTTCGATCTCGGTGAGATAACGATCCACCTTCACCGAGTGTCCGCGCCCCCCGAGCATGCGATCAACGAGCGTGAGTGCGAGGCGAGGATTGATGTCCAAAATACCCACGCCCTGCAACGGTTCGACCTTGAACAGACACAAGTGCGTCGGATTCGGCAGACCCTCGGTAAACTTCGCGTAGGTGAGCGTCGTGAGCTTCGACATCTTCATTGTGCACTCCATGCGCAGGAAAAGCGCGAGTCGTGCGGAAAGATAACGAATGAAATCCTCGTGAATGAGACGCAGACGACGCAGATCGACTTCGGTGAGGAAAACCGGATTCCGGAAATCGTAAGCTTCGACCTTAGGAGCGGCCGCATTGGCATCGCGACGGCCATCGGCGCGGTAGATGAGCGGTTTCGCCGGTTCGACGGCTTGCGAAAGCAGGCGGTCAATCTCGCTTTGATCGAGAATGGACGAGAGATCGTTGTCGTCGGACATGGGAAGGACGTTTACTGCACCACGAAGTCGGAGAAGAAAATCTGCTCGGCGACCTTGCGACCCAGCGCCTGATTGTAGGACTGGATCAGTTTTTCACGGATCAGGTTTTTAGAGCCGGCTTCCTCCAGATCGGCGAGCGAGAGCGAGGACAACACGTTGAGCGTCACATCCAGCAATGCGGGGCGTTTCTCATCGAAGATGGACTTGATCGCGCCATCGGAACCGGTGACCAGGAACGTCGTTTTGAGATAACGAGTGCCCATGGTGCCGGACAGATTCACAACGATGTTTTCAAACGTGTATCCACTGGCGGCGGACGCGGCTTCGCCACCTTTGGCCGCCTTGCCGTGACCGCTGGCTTCTTTGCCGTGACCACCTTCGGCCGCAGTCTCGGCGACATGTGCCGGCTCGCCAGCAGCGGCGGAACCCAACTCTTTTTTCAGCTGCGGGATGAGCACGAACTGGCACACCGCCCAGGTGATCGCCGGTGCGGCCACGATCGCCATGATCGCGGGAAGCATTGAGGAGCCTCCGCCTTTCTTGGCGGCGCCCGCCTCGGCCGGAGCCGACGCTTCGGGAGTTTCGGATTTGGAGGACATGGCGGCTTATCAGCGCTTGAGGTTGACGATGTCCTCGAGCACGGAGTCGGAGACCGTGACAAGACGCGAGCTGGCCTGGAAGGAACGTTGCGTCGTGATCATGTTGGCGAACTCCTCGGTGAGATCCACATTAGAGAGTTCGAGTGTGCCTGACTCGATGGTGCCGAGGCCGTTTTGGCCGGCGCCGTTGGCGGCGGTGAGCGCAACACCACCGATCGCACCGGCGGCAGAAAACCCCGTGTAGAGATTGTTGCCCTCTTTTTGGAGTGCACTCGGGTCGGTGTAGTTTTGCAGGAGCAGACGGTTGCTGGTGAGCGAGGAACCGTCGGAGTAAAACTCAACAACGTTGCCGAGGCGGTCCACCGAGTAGGACTGCAACTCGGTGCCGGTCGGCGGCGTTGTATTCAAGCGGATGTCGCCCACGGTGCCCGGAGCCGAAGAGCTGGTGCCACCGGTGAGGCCCTGCACACGATAACCCTCGGAGGTGACCAAGTAGCCCTGGTCGTCGAAGCGGAAGTTGCCGGCACGCGAGGCGTATTCCTGTCCGTCGACGGTGTTAACGACGCGGAAAAAACCATTACCGGAAACACCGAGGTCGCTGCCCACGCCCGTTGTGGTGAGCGCGCCCTGTCCGTAATTCGACGTGATGCCCGCGATGCGCACGCCGGTGCCCACCTGGATCGATGATTGATTGGGAGTAGTGCCGTTTGACGGAGCGGAACCGCGCAGCGTGTTGCTAAAGCTGTCGGCAAAGCTCGCCTGGGAGCTCTTGTAGCCGACGGTGTTCACGTTCGCGATGTTGTTGCCGATGACTTCGAGGCCTTTGGTGAAACTGCGCAGGGCGCTGACGCCTGAGGTAAGAGTGCCGATGAGTGACATGAGAATGCGGATTTTATGGTTGGTTTAGAATGAGGATCAGGCGGCCGGTTGAACCGGAGCCTGGGAAACGCGCATCAGCCCTTCGTAGGAATAAGCCGTGCCGTTGATGGAAAGTAGCGGGCCGGTCTCGGTCTGCTCGACGGAGTCAACGATACCGGTAACGGCCGCGCCGCTCGGATTGACCACCGTGACCTGGCGGCCGAGCAAGGAACCCGCCGAAGCGAGCTGAGTGTCGAGACGCATGGCCTGAAAACTTTTATTGAGCTCGGTTGTCTGCTGCAGGGAGCTGAACTGCGCCATCTGGGCGATCGACTGCGTGTCGTCCATGGGCTTCATCGGGTCCTGCTGTTGAAGCTGCACCGTGAGCAGTTTCAAAAAATCATTCTGCCCGAGCGCCTTTTGCGGAATGCGGTTGGAGGTGTCGGCCGTGGCGGCCGCGCCGAGGGAATTGACGGAGTTTACTTGCATGATTTTTAAGCGAAGGCGTGGAGAAGGCGGTCATGGGAACTGCGAGATCCGGCCGCCGGAAGAACCGTCGCAGGTGAAAAACGGGAGCTCCGCAAGGAGCCGGAAAGAGTCGCATCAGGCTGCGCGGCCGGATCATTCGCGTGAGAAGAATACTGCTGGCGCGCATCGCCACCGGCCGATGAGCCTGCGTTGCGCTGATCGGGAGAACCGGAGAAATCCGCCGTGCGGGTAAACACCGGTTCGGAAACCCGATACTCGCGCGGCTGCTGGATCGCGGCTGCCGCATAACCCTGCCACTCGTGGCTCAACGCCGCGCGCAGCGAATCCGAATCGGTGCGAAACGTCGTCTGCACATCGCCGTCGCGATAAGCGAGCCGCACAGAAAGTTCGGTGTCGTCCTTAAAATTGAACTTCACCTCTACCGAGTTGCGCTCGCGGGCTCGAAACTCGTGCGTCAGCTCGACGACTTCGCGCACCACGCCGGCGGCATCAACCGCGTGGGAAGAGATTTTGAGCTCGGGCTCACTTGAACTCACGCCAGCCGATCCACCGGCAACGATCGCTGGAGATTGCAGCGGAGTGACGGCAGCAAACTCACGCCCCACGCTCACGCCCGGTTCAGCAACCGGCAGAGATGAGAGGGAATCGGGTTTGGTGCGCATGACGTCGCGAGACTTTGCATTTACGGTGCCAAGCGTCTTTTCACTTCCTACATCTACTTTATTATCAACAATTAAAAAATTATTAATTGGTGCTGAATCCACGGTCTTCAACGCCGGCTCCAGCGCTGCAATCACCGGTGCGGCAATTTTTTCCACGCGCATTTCAGGCTGCGCAACGTCCGCCGGAGTCATTGCGGTGGCGACGCGATTGGCCGGTGTGGCCACGGGGGCCATGGCGTTCATCGGAGTCGATGATTTCTCCAGCTCGTTACCGGCCGACACCGGCTCGGGCACGGAAACCGGAACTGCGCTCACATCTCGTATCTCAGGCTGCGCACGCGTCGTCGCATCAGACAATGTATGCACCTCAGCACTAAACGGCCGGGCGGATCGATTACCCGCTGATGGTGCTTCGATGGTCTTCAGCTCGGGCAACGAAACGATCAAGGGCGCACTGATTGCCTCCGAGAGAATTTCGACGGGAACGATCGGCGTCGCCGGCTGCGCGTCATCTGAAACGGTCTTAGTTTCGACGTCGGCCGCCGGCACCTCACTCGCCACATCGGAATCAATCACCGGCTTTTTCTCGATCACTTGAGCGCTGTTGAGTTGAATGGCTCGCGGTGAAGTGGAAAGCGCCGGCGGAACGGCCGCCACGAAACCAGTCCCTGCGGGCGCGCGGCCCGGCGACTCGGCCCGGAGAGGCTGCACGCTAGGAACGGGCGCGGTGTCGGTGCATTCGCCCAACACACTGGAAAAGATATTGCCGGAGTTATCACCAGAATCGTCGGCTAGCAGCGGAACCAGACCGGAAAAATCCGTGCCGTTGAGAGGGGAAACGATGCCGCCATCGGTCGGCGGAAAACCAGCGGGAAGCGTGGTCATGCGGAGGAGATTCAGGGTGTGCGTTTGGCCGCTTTCACCAGACGAAGTCGGTCGGTGAACTGCGCGGCTCGCTTGGTCAGTTCGGGGTCCGGCGATGATCCCATTTCCTGCAAAATCGGGCTCACAACATCGCTCTTCATCAGATAGAGAATTTTAACCGCAGTGGTTTCATCCAGCTTCTGAAGAATACCGACGGCGGCCTTCGGAGTGAGTTCGCTGTAGGTCTTCGCGAGGGTTTTAAGATTTTTGGACTCCTCGGCTTCAAACTCCACCAGCGTGCCCACGGCTTCGACGCGCAACGCTTCGATCTGTTTGCGGGTTTTCTCCAGCTCTCGTTGATCGGCGGAAAAACGCTCCTCACGAGCGGCCACGGCTTGTTCACGCACGGCCAGCGCAGCCTTCTGATCCTTCAACTCGGCGGCGAGATTCTCGATCTCGAGCGTCCAAAAATCCCACGGTTTCTCAGGGCGAACCGGTTCGTGCGCCACGGTCTGCTCCGCTCGAACCACGCGGGCAAGTTTCATCGCCTCACTCCAGAATACACCGATTCCGGTGCCTACGCCGAGCAGTAGACCCAACGCGACACACACAACAGGATTGGAAAGCAATTTCATGGCTAAAGATCAGCTCGCGCGGGCAACGAGGGCGTTGGTGCGATCATCGAGCAGCGCCTGCTCCTCGCGTTCATAAGCCTGGCGATAAGTGGTGCGCGCCTTGGCCTCCAGCGTCTCGATCAACCGCACATCACGACGCGATTCGATCCAGCTTTCGCGGGCACGATCCATCTCGGTGCGGCGTTGGGCGACGAGTTCCGAGGCCTGGGTCTTGAGCGCGATCTCTTCAGACAACGCTTGCATGAATGCGATCTGCGCGGCGGGCCGGAAAAGTCCGCAGCGCTCAGCCGCGATGATCTCCTCAAGCTCGACGATGCGGGTGTTGATGCGGGCAAGGGCCTCCTCGGAGGCGACGTAGGCATGCACAGCGGCGGCAAAGCGCTCGCGTCGATCACTCTCCCTCAACTTGCGTTGGGTGGCCACCGAGTGGAGCGGGAAGCGGAATTTTTTCATGAGATGAACAAAGTTTATCTGCTATTGCACAGCCGGTGCCATTCGCTCCGGTCAATTTGCTTAACGTTTAATTACAGTGTTTTAAAAATTTAATCCTTTCAGATTCATCCGGTAATTAGCCGCCGCACCATTGACCGGCAAAATCTTCCCTCCCCTCGCCCGCAGGCATACCGCGATCTCAGCCGACGATTTTTTTAAGCGCCGCGTAAGTATCCGATCGCTCGATACGGTCATGCGTAGGCTGGCGAAGAAAGGCGCGTAACGGCTCATGCATTGCGACCGCCTGGTCGAGTGATGGGTTCCCGCCCTTTTGATAGGCGCCGATGGTGATCAGATCCTCGCTCTTGCGATAGTTGGCCAGGTGTTCGCGCGCGCGCCCGACCGAGGCGACTTCGTCGGGGGCACACACGTCGTTTACCAGTCGCGAAACGCTTTCGAGCACGTCGATCGCCGGATAATGATTCGCATGGGCGAGCGCACGGGACAGCACGATATGTCCATCGAGAATACCGCGCACGGCATCGGCCACCGGTTCGTTCATATCGTCGCCATCCACCAGCACCGTGTAGATCGCGGTGATCGAGCCGGTTTCACCCGAGCCGGCGCGTTCCAACAGGCGCGGCAGCTTGGCGAAGACCGAGGGCGTGTAGCCGCGCGTCGCTGGTGGCTCGCCCACGGCCAGACCGATTTCACGCTGGGCCATGGCGAAGCGCGTAACGCTGTCCATGAGCAGAAGCACATTGGCACCGGCATCCCGGTAAGACTCGGCGATCGCCGTCGCGGTGTAGGCGGCACGCATGCGCAGCGGCGCCGGTGTATCGCTGGTGGAGACGACGACCACGCTGCGCTTAAGACCTTCTTCACCGAGATCTTTTTCGAGGAACTCACGCAACTCGCGTCCGCGCTCGCCCACGAGGCCCACGACCACGACATCGGCCTCGGCACCGCGGGCGATCATTGAAAGCAAAGTCGATTTACCCACGCCGGAGCCGGCGAAGAGACCGACACGTTGTCCGCGGCCCAGCGGCGTAAAGGCATCGATAGCGCGCACGCCCGAGACAAACGGTTGTTTGATGCGCTGGCGGCGCAACGGATGCGGCGGCTTGGACATCGTGACATCGCCCCGACGCGTGATCAACGGCCCCAATCCATCCATGGGCCGGCCGAGCGCGTCGAGCACACGTCCCAACAATTGCGGTCCGGGCGCGGGCAACGGCGGCATGTCGCACGCCATGACCTCGGCCCCGGCGTGGAGGCCGTTGATTTCATCGAGCGGCATGAGCAGCACATGCTGTCCGCGGAAACCGACCACCTCGGCCAGACTGTCGAAGTCACCGCGCTCGGAACGGATTTTGCAAAGTTCACCCAAGCCTACGTTCGGGCCTTCGCTCTCGATGATGAGACCGGTGACGCCGGTGACGCGACCGATGCGCCGCACAGTGGGCAAGGCGCGCACCTGCGCGCGGAGGCTTTCAATCATCAAGGGAACTTCCGTCATGGGAGATGGGGTCAGGAGGCGAGCAACTCGCGCTCAAGGTTTTCGAGTTTGTCGGAAATGCGGGCGTCGGTGATGCCGAAGCGACTGCGCACCTGGCAGTCGCCCGGCGATAGCGATGCATCGGCGGTCACCCGCAACCCCGGATAACGTGACGACCAGGACGGGTTCAGTTTTTCCAGCAAGCCCGCGTCGCGGGAGCAAATGATCAGCTCCAGATTTTCACGTTCAGGATAGAGCGCCTCAAGCACCTCGCGGCAATGGGCCTGCACCACATCGACCGGCGGCTCGTAGCCCGCGAGCAAACGACGGGCGAGATCGATGGCCAGGGCGGGCAACGCGTTTTGCAACTGCGCGACGATCGCCGGCTCCACGCCGGTGATCCGGCTCAAAAGACCTTCCTGCAATTGCTGCACATCGTGGCGCAGGTCGACCAGCTGCTGATCGGCAAACGCGCGGGCGGCATCGGCTCCCTCGCGATACGCGGCCGCACGGATTTCGGAGAGTTCCCGCTCATCGAGCGCGCGCGATTTTCCGGCAATGGACGCACCGGCGAGCGGACGATCGAACGGAACCAAACGGGTAAAGGAAGGCATGGCAAAAAATGGAATTAACCAACGACTGCGGAGTCGCCTCCATCGAGCGAGATGACGCCCTCATCCTCGAGACGACGCACGACCTGAATGATCGCATCCTGCGCCACCTCGACATCCTTGAGACGCACGGGGCCGAGCATGCTGATTTCGTCCCGCAGGCTCTCGGCGGCACGCTTGGAAATGGATTCGTAGATCTTTTCCTTGATGGGCTCGCTCGCCGATTTCATGGCGATGCCCAGATTGGCGGAATCGACCTCGCGCAATACGCGTTGCAGATCGGCCGGTTGCAGGCGGCTCAGATCCTCGAAGCTGAACATCTTCTTGCGAATGGCGGCACCGAGCTGGGCGTTGCGCTCCTCGAGACGGATCAGCAGACTCTTGGAAATTTCCTTCTCCATGCCATTGAGCAAATCGGCCACCACCCGCACGCCACCGCTTTGATGGAAGGTCGGGCGGGTCTTGTGATCGAGGTGTTTGCCGAGATTGCGCACGATCTTGCCGACCAGATCGATGGACGTGCTGTCGATCGTTCCTAGACGCTCGATGATTTCCTCGCGCAGGTCGGGACTGAACAACGTGAAGACCTCGGCCGCCTTGTCCTTGCCGAGATACGACAACAGGAACGACACAGTCTGCGGCTGCTCGCTCTTGATGAGATTAAAAATCTGACGGCCCTCCATCTCGGCGATTTCTTGAATGATTTCCACGGTGCTGCCCGAAGGCGTGGCGCCCACGCGGCTGAGGATGGCGTTGGCCTTGTAGTCGCCACGGGCGCGCTCCAAGGCGCCACGGGCGAAATCCATGCCTCCGAGCGTGGATGCAACGCTCTCGCCGACGATCGGTGAAAACTCCTCCAACACCTGCCGCGCCAGCACGTCCGTCACCATGGGAAACTGGCTCATCTCACGGCAAAGAACCTCCGCCTCGGCATCATCAAACTGCTTGAGCACCTCGGAGGCGGCCTGCGTGCCGATCACGATGAGGAAAACAGCCAGCTTCTGCTGACGGTTGAGTTTGGAATAGTCCGCAACGGGTGCGGCGGGAGTGGCTTCGGCGGTGGCGCTCATGGGATACGAAGGACGGGTTTAGTTTTTCTTCACCGCCATGTAATCACGGAGGGCATTGCCGATGTTGGCGGGCTTTTGCTGGATGAGCTGGTTCAACATATCGGGCGTGAGCACCGAGTGTCCGTTGGAACCCAGGGATGCGCCACCGGCGGCGGCCGGCACGGAGAGCAGCTCGATCGGAACGGGCTCGGGCTTCTGCCGGCTCAACATGCGAACGAAGAAAAACAGCACCAAGGCACCCACGCCGATCGGCAGATACGCACCAACGGTTTCAATCCAACTCTGGATACGCGTCTCGGATTGGATCTGCTGAATCTGCGCCGACACGGGCTCGGTAAGAAACGGCAGCTCTTGCAGGCTCACGAGACTGTCGAGGCTCTGTCCGTCGACCGCCTTGAGACCGAGCGCGTTGATCACAATCTTGCGCAACGCCTGGATTTCTTCCGGCGTGCGAATCTGCGCCACGGGCTCGGTGCCGGGCGCGGCGCCGGCGGGAACCGGAGCATACCGCTGCGCCACGAACACGGCGGCCGTGACATTGCGAATGGCACCCGGCTGGCGGCTCGTGTTGGTAAGCGTGCGGTTAATCTCGTAGGATGTGGTGCGGTTTTTGCGATTGGTCTCGGTGATGTTACTGGGGCGGGAGGCGGCGGGCTCGGCGCCGGCTTTTTCAGGCGTGTTGGCGGCCACCCCCGTGGAGCCGCCGGAACGTTGTTCGCTGGAATTGGAAATATCCTCGGTCTGTGTCTGGCTGCGCACGACCTGGCCATCCGGATCATACTTTTCCTCGGTGCGCGTCGTGGACTCGGTTTCGATCTCGGCGGAGACACGCACAACGGTGTTGCCGGCGCCCACGACGGGCAGAAGCATCGTCTCCACTTTTTTCGCGAGGTAGTCTTCGATCTGCTGACGGTAGCGCATCTGCGACGAAGCACTGGCGAGGGTCGGGTCCTGTTTCAGATCCTCGGAGAGCACACGGCCCTTCTGGTCAACGACTGCGACCTGGTCGATGAGCAGACCCTGCACGGCGTTGGCCACGAGATTGCGAATGCTGTTCACCGCCTCGGGTTCGAGCCGGGGTTTGGTGAGTTCGACGAAAACGGAAGCGGTGGGCTTCACGCTTTGGTTGGTCACGAGCAGACGATTCTCAGGCTGCACGATCATCACGCGAGCGCTGCGCACGCCGTCGAGTTGTGAGATGGTGCGGGCGAGTTCGCCCTGCAAGGCACGCAGGTAATTGGTGCGCTGCACGAAGTCGGAAAGGCCGAACTGGCCCTTGTCAAAAATCTCAAAACCCACGCCTTCGCCGGAGGGAACGCCCTTGCCGGCGAGATCCATGCGCAACCGGTGAACCCGATCGGCCGGCACGTAGATCGTGTTGCCGCCGTTGGCTATTTTATGAGGGATGTTTTGCGCCTGAAGCTGCGCGATGATCTGGGACGAATCCTTCTCGGAGAGTTTGCCGTAGAGCAACTGGTAGTCGGGCTGATGCGACCAGAGCACGACACCGATCAATCCCGCGACCACGGCGGCGGCGGCCACCACGAGCGTGACGCGCTGGTTGATCCCGAGTTGGGTCCAAAGTCCGAGAAGTGATTGGGTAAAGGCTTTCATGCGGCGGATGCAGGCGGAGTCAGAAAACGAAATGAAAAAGTGTTAGCTAAAATGGACGCGACGGCGGCTCACACCGGCATGCGCATGAGTTCCTGGTAGGATTCGACGACCTTGTTGCGCGTCTCGACCATCAGCTGAAAAGCCACGCCGGCCTCCTGCATCGCGATGACGCTCTGATGGAGCTGGTCGCTGTCGCCCATCAAAACCTTGCGGGTGATGTCGGAGGCTTCGCGCTGTTTGGTATCCACGGCGGAGACCATTTTATCGAAGACCGAACCGAAATCGGCGGGCGCGGCCCCCGATGTGCCGGCCGGAGCATCGGGGCGCAGAATTTGCGTCGGAGCCTCGGCGCCGCCCGCGCCGGGCAGGCGTTGAATAAAGGCCGAGGGGAGATTTCCAATGGAGCCGATGA
This portion of the Rariglobus hedericola genome encodes:
- the fliF gene encoding flagellar basal-body MS-ring/collar protein FliF, which produces MKAFTQSLLGLWTQLGINQRVTLVVAAAAVVAGLIGVVLWSHQPDYQLLYGKLSEKDSSQIIAQLQAQNIPHKIANGGNTIYVPADRVHRLRMDLAGKGVPSGEGVGFEIFDKGQFGLSDFVQRTNYLRALQGELARTISQLDGVRSARVMIVQPENRLLVTNQSVKPTASVFVELTKPRLEPEAVNSIRNLVANAVQGLLIDQVAVVDQKGRVLSEDLKQDPTLASASSQMRYRQQIEDYLAKKVETMLLPVVGAGNTVVRVSAEIETESTTRTEEKYDPDGQVVRSQTQTEDISNSSEQRSGGSTGVAANTPEKAGAEPAASRPSNITETNRKNRTTSYEINRTLTNTSRQPGAIRNVTAAVFVAQRYAPVPAGAAPGTEPVAQIRTPEEIQALRKIVINALGLKAVDGQSLDSLVSLQELPFLTEPVSAQIQQIQSETRIQSWIETVGAYLPIGVGALVLFFFVRMLSRQKPEPVPIELLSVPAAAGGASLGSNGHSVLTPDMLNQLIQQKPANIGNALRDYMAVKKN
- the fliE gene encoding flagellar hook-basal body complex protein FliE; translation: MALIGSIGNLPSAFIQRLPGAGGAEAPTQILRPDAPAGTSGAAPADFGSVFDKMVSAVDTKQREASDITRKVLMGDSDQLHQSVIAMQEAGVAFQLMVETRNKVVESYQELMRMPV